A window of Mucilaginibacter paludis DSM 18603 contains these coding sequences:
- a CDS encoding DUF2147 domain-containing protein produces MKTFSKLITATLLILLMSRGLFAQSVNKADAVLGIFQSPEGDRKIEIYKDNDQYVGKLVAITAANGKAKVGTVVLKGFTFSKGTWQGKVYLPARNSEYPATLTLPDAATLTIKVKAGFLSQSKNWARVKPLY; encoded by the coding sequence ATGAAGACGTTTTCAAAGCTAATAACTGCCACACTGCTCATATTATTAATGAGCCGGGGCTTGTTTGCCCAGTCGGTCAATAAGGCCGACGCCGTGCTGGGTATTTTTCAAAGCCCGGAGGGCGACCGGAAGATTGAAATTTATAAAGACAATGATCAATATGTTGGAAAACTGGTTGCCATTACCGCCGCTAACGGAAAAGCCAAAGTGGGGACGGTTGTATTAAAGGGCTTTACCTTTTCAAAAGGTACATGGCAGGGAAAAGTTTACCTGCCCGCGCGCAATTCGGAGTATCCGGCTACGCTCACACTTCCGGATGCCGCCACCTTAACCATCAAGGTAAAAGCCGGCTTTTTGAGTCAGAGTAAAAATTGGGCACGGGTTAAACCGTTGTATTAA
- a CDS encoding TolC family protein — protein MKPKVFFLTLYIACLSHYVSAQTIADTVKIRSLNDVVAAAVQRNPTQAVYQEQIRQAQYNYKASKGFYYPNASASFNGTDNLHLATTPVPGELVGKSGTTYYAQFGKTYTYNTGVTLSQSILDWTLILQSKIARDNMLLTQAQQSSYMQSLKEQVTRLYFTALIAKSALEINQADQVLADSLALLSRQRLKEGTSDLLAANQAAINYNNVQQSQAQSRQLYDQSIENLKILLGEKSASELSLTEKLNLDSLAAAGATALGADKTLAVYEQQVNIADIQSRSQRSAAYPIISASAYFGGQQFRNDFGLSFANNTWNAYRYLGLNITVPIFTGLTNTNKYRSAKVQKDIAQLQYENARQQSQINDRLLLKNYTDYQKMVKSSANSFKLYGDNLRLNQQKYHEGVTGMDVYLKAFQDYLTAENNYLNNLSQLLSAKSTLLSRL, from the coding sequence ATGAAACCAAAAGTGTTTTTTTTAACCCTGTATATAGCTTGCCTGAGCCACTATGTTAGTGCGCAAACCATTGCCGATACGGTAAAAATCCGCTCGTTAAACGATGTTGTTGCTGCGGCTGTTCAGCGTAACCCTACTCAGGCAGTTTACCAGGAGCAAATCAGGCAGGCGCAATACAACTACAAAGCTTCCAAAGGATTTTATTATCCTAATGCCTCGGCCAGCTTTAATGGTACCGATAACCTGCACCTGGCCACTACGCCTGTTCCTGGTGAGTTGGTAGGGAAATCAGGCACTACCTATTACGCGCAATTTGGCAAAACGTACACGTATAATACGGGCGTCACGCTTTCGCAATCCATCCTCGACTGGACACTCATCCTGCAATCAAAAATCGCACGCGATAATATGCTGTTAACCCAGGCTCAGCAAAGCTCATACATGCAAAGCCTGAAGGAACAGGTAACCCGGCTTTATTTTACGGCTTTGATAGCTAAATCGGCCTTGGAGATTAACCAAGCAGACCAGGTACTGGCAGATAGCCTGGCCTTATTATCGCGCCAAAGGTTAAAGGAAGGCACTTCCGACCTGCTTGCTGCCAACCAGGCCGCCATCAATTACAACAACGTGCAGCAAAGCCAGGCACAGAGTCGCCAGCTTTACGACCAGAGTATCGAGAACCTGAAAATATTATTGGGCGAAAAATCGGCCTCGGAGTTAAGCTTAACCGAAAAGCTCAACCTCGATTCGCTTGCCGCCGCCGGGGCTACAGCTTTAGGTGCCGACAAAACATTGGCCGTTTATGAGCAGCAGGTAAACATAGCCGATATACAAAGCCGCTCGCAGCGCTCGGCCGCCTACCCCATTATTTCCGCTTCGGCGTATTTCGGCGGGCAGCAGTTCCGTAACGATTTTGGCTTATCTTTTGCCAATAACACCTGGAATGCCTACCGGTATTTGGGCTTAAACATCACTGTGCCCATATTTACAGGCCTTACCAATACCAACAAGTACCGGAGCGCTAAGGTGCAGAAAGATATTGCCCAGCTGCAATATGAAAATGCCCGCCAGCAAAGCCAGATTAACGACAGGCTGTTGCTGAAAAACTATACCGACTACCAGAAGATGGTAAAAAGCTCGGCTAATAGTTTTAAGCTGTATGGCGATAACCTGCGGCTTAACCAGCAAAAATACCATGAAGGGGTTACCGGCATGGATGTTTATTTAAAGGCTTTTCAGGATTACCTGACCGCCGAAAATAATTACCTCAATAATTTATCGCAGCTTTTATCTGCCAAATCAACCCTCTTATCCAGATTATAA
- a CDS encoding ABC transporter ATP-binding protein has protein sequence MEKQIALKAEHIVKYFYEPEKFQVLKDISFEVKKGEFLALTGKSGSGKSTLLYVLSTMDTSYEGSLAINGETLTGRTQNQLAAFRNEHIGFVFQFHYLLTDFKVLDNVMLPALKLNRKSKQEIEEKAYQNLKLLGLEDQALKMASKLSGGQQQRVAIARALINDPSIIMGDEPTGNLDSKNTRIVFDIFKELTREQGQTIIAVTHDEDFAKNSDRVIDMSDGRII, from the coding sequence ATGGAAAAGCAAATAGCATTAAAAGCAGAACATATCGTTAAATATTTTTACGAGCCTGAAAAATTCCAGGTGTTGAAAGATATTAGCTTCGAAGTAAAAAAAGGCGAGTTTTTAGCGCTCACCGGCAAATCAGGATCGGGAAAATCTACCTTGCTCTACGTACTGTCAACCATGGATACCAGTTACGAGGGTAGCCTGGCCATTAACGGAGAAACCTTAACCGGGCGCACGCAAAACCAGCTGGCGGCGTTCCGTAATGAGCATATCGGCTTTGTATTCCAGTTCCATTACCTGTTAACTGATTTTAAGGTGCTGGATAACGTGATGCTGCCTGCCTTAAAACTGAACAGAAAAAGCAAGCAGGAGATTGAAGAAAAGGCATACCAAAATTTAAAACTATTGGGATTGGAAGACCAGGCGCTTAAAATGGCCAGCAAATTATCCGGCGGGCAGCAGCAAAGGGTAGCCATTGCCCGCGCGTTGATTAACGATCCGTCGATCATTATGGGTGATGAGCCAACCGGCAACCTGGATTCAAAAAACACCCGGATTGTGTTCGATATATTTAAAGAGCTCACCCGCGAGCAGGGGCAAACCATTATAGCGGTAACGCACGATGAGGACTTTGCCAAAAACAGCGACCGGGTGATTGACATGAGCGACGGCCGGATTATTTAA
- a CDS encoding TonB-dependent receptor has product MYKFLLLFLFLISALTGFGQKKYTISGTIRDKETGEQLIGATVRIKDVPASATATNNYGFYSFSAPAGDYTLIVTYIGYETLSRQISVHQNQVLNIAISYKSDLKEVVISTNKPNNDQVRSPQMGVEKLNMAQINNVPVLMGEKDILKTISLLPGVKSAGEGNTGFYVRGGASDQNLIQLDEATVYNASHLFGFFSTFNSDAIKDVSLYKGGMPAEYGGRLSSVLDIKMNDGNNQKFTVQGGLGLISSRIKVEGPLVKDKGSFMVSARRTYIDFFLKASSDSAIKGSTLYFYDLNAKANYHFNDRNAIYLSGYFGKDVLALKNTFGTNWGNSTGTVRFNHLFNDRLFSNTSIVFSNYNYVVQSFSSDNNFKATSQITDVNLKEDLQYAVGGGHALKFGINVLHHTIAPGDITTSQTSSFNSRSVERRFGYENAAYLSDEWKLSDQFTVLYGLRLSGMFLLGPGTFKTYDAAGNTLTSNTYGSGSIVKNYFNLEPRFSASYTLNEENSIKASYNRNTQNIHLLSNSTSSSPTDLYVMSSNNIKPEIADQVSTGYFRNFSENTYEFSAEVYYKWLQNQIDYKDGAQLIANQDVESQLTFGSGRAYGLELFLKKKYGRFNGWVGYTLSRTERKFAAINNGSYYPARQDRTHDLSVVGIYQLNKRWTFSGSFIYGTGNAVTYPTGKYNIGGLTTFSYSERNGYRQPATNRLDLGATLEGKEHKSYHSSWTFGIYNVYGYHNPYIITFRDSKTVPNTTEAVETSIFGTAIPSVTWNFKFN; this is encoded by the coding sequence ATGTATAAATTCTTACTTCTCTTTTTGTTTTTAATTTCAGCACTAACCGGCTTTGGTCAAAAAAAATACACCATCAGCGGCACCATTCGCGATAAGGAAACCGGCGAACAATTGATCGGGGCCACCGTCAGGATTAAGGATGTGCCAGCATCAGCTACTGCCACCAACAACTATGGGTTTTACTCTTTCTCGGCCCCCGCTGGCGATTATACCCTAATTGTAACCTACATCGGTTACGAAACCCTGAGCCGCCAGATCTCCGTCCACCAGAATCAGGTTTTAAACATCGCCATATCCTATAAAAGTGATTTGAAAGAAGTGGTGATCAGTACCAACAAGCCTAATAATGATCAGGTACGGTCGCCGCAAATGGGCGTTGAAAAACTGAATATGGCCCAGATTAATAATGTGCCGGTGTTGATGGGGGAGAAGGATATTTTAAAAACCATTTCGCTGTTACCCGGCGTTAAATCGGCTGGCGAAGGTAATACCGGTTTTTATGTACGCGGTGGTGCTTCCGATCAAAACCTGATTCAGCTGGATGAAGCTACAGTGTACAATGCCTCGCATTTGTTCGGTTTCTTTTCTACCTTCAACTCCGATGCTATTAAGGATGTGAGCCTGTATAAAGGCGGCATGCCGGCCGAGTACGGAGGGCGTTTATCATCCGTTCTGGACATCAAGATGAACGATGGCAACAATCAAAAATTTACCGTTCAGGGTGGCCTTGGCCTCATCTCTTCGCGCATTAAGGTAGAAGGCCCGTTGGTGAAAGATAAAGGCTCATTTATGGTGAGCGCGCGCCGTACTTATATCGATTTCTTTTTAAAGGCCTCTTCCGATTCGGCCATCAAAGGGAGTACGCTCTATTTTTACGATCTCAACGCCAAAGCCAACTATCACTTTAACGACCGGAATGCTATTTACCTGTCGGGATACTTCGGGAAGGATGTTTTGGCTTTAAAAAATACCTTCGGCACCAACTGGGGAAACTCAACCGGCACCGTCAGGTTTAACCATTTGTTTAATGATCGCCTGTTCTCCAATACATCAATCGTGTTTAGCAATTACAACTACGTGGTACAGAGCTTTAGCAGCGATAATAACTTTAAAGCCACATCGCAAATTACGGATGTTAACCTGAAGGAGGATCTTCAATATGCAGTAGGGGGTGGCCACGCGCTTAAATTCGGCATCAATGTATTGCACCACACCATTGCTCCAGGCGATATTACAACCAGCCAGACATCAAGCTTTAACAGCAGGAGCGTAGAGCGGCGTTTCGGTTATGAAAATGCCGCTTATCTGAGCGACGAGTGGAAGCTCAGCGATCAGTTTACTGTACTTTACGGATTGCGTTTAAGCGGGATGTTTTTATTAGGCCCCGGCACTTTTAAAACTTATGATGCTGCCGGTAATACCTTAACCTCAAACACCTACGGCTCCGGCTCAATAGTGAAGAATTACTTTAACCTGGAGCCCCGTTTTTCTGCCAGTTATACCCTGAACGAGGAGAATTCCATCAAAGCTTCTTATAATCGCAATACGCAGAATATTCACCTGTTGAGCAACTCCACCAGTAGTAGCCCTACTGATTTGTATGTAATGAGCAGCAATAATATCAAGCCTGAGATAGCCGACCAGGTATCCACCGGTTACTTCAGAAACTTTAGCGAAAATACCTACGAATTTTCGGCAGAGGTTTATTACAAATGGCTGCAAAATCAAATTGACTATAAAGACGGTGCCCAGTTGATTGCCAACCAGGATGTGGAGTCGCAGTTAACCTTTGGCTCTGGCAGGGCATACGGACTGGAATTATTTTTAAAGAAGAAATACGGACGCTTTAACGGATGGGTAGGATACACCTTATCCAGAACGGAAAGAAAGTTTGCCGCCATTAATAACGGCAGCTATTACCCTGCCCGGCAAGATCGTACGCACGACCTCTCGGTAGTGGGCATCTACCAGCTTAACAAACGGTGGACGTTTTCCGGCTCGTTTATTTATGGAACCGGTAACGCCGTAACTTATCCAACAGGCAAGTATAACATCGGCGGCTTAACCACCTTCTCGTATTCGGAACGGAACGGTTATCGCCAGCCTGCAACCAACCGTTTGGATCTGGGTGCTACGCTTGAAGGAAAGGAACACAAAAGCTATCATTCCAGCTGGACATTCGGTATCTACAATGTGTATGGCTACCATAATCCGTACATCATCACCTTCCGCGATAGCAAAACAGTGCCTAATACTACCGAAGCGGTTGAAACCAGTATTTTTGGCACAGCCATCCCTTCTGTTACCTGGAACTTTAAATTTAATTGA
- a CDS encoding sensor histidine kinase, which produces MKKYNLQVGIPISLLISVVALLLWLIKFESANVWQYLFLFYYYFSFSLLCWIGNNMLANNARLKKTRHYKWLFYLTSIILGALFAYLYDHLNYIIRGPGFVVNEIVQVDSHKRILLIVFRGALLNWLNAFLVFHLHQMKEKEQSQLELEHLKQAHLQANLSSLKEQLSPHFLFNTFNTLASLTHEQNVKDYVDEMANVYRYLLSHQKSDWVSLKDELAFCESYLYIIKTRLNKAIEVVVDVGDTALRAKIPPLTLQLLIENAIKHNITAAYKPLKIHICTADGQLMVVNNHQPKSSVEPSSGIGLNNISQRYQLLFNRDITIENKDDQFKVALPLVQ; this is translated from the coding sequence GTGAAAAAGTATAACCTGCAGGTAGGCATCCCCATATCATTACTCATTTCGGTAGTGGCTCTGTTGTTATGGCTAATCAAGTTCGAGTCGGCCAATGTTTGGCAATACCTTTTTCTTTTTTATTATTATTTTTCGTTTTCGCTTCTTTGCTGGATAGGCAATAACATGCTGGCCAACAATGCGCGGCTAAAAAAAACAAGGCATTATAAATGGCTCTTTTATTTAACCAGCATTATTTTGGGCGCCTTGTTTGCGTATCTGTACGATCATTTAAACTACATTATCCGCGGCCCGGGCTTTGTGGTGAACGAGATTGTGCAGGTAGATAGCCATAAGCGTATATTGCTGATTGTTTTCAGGGGGGCGCTGCTTAACTGGCTCAATGCTTTCCTGGTATTTCACCTGCACCAGATGAAAGAGAAGGAACAAAGCCAGCTGGAACTGGAGCATTTAAAGCAAGCGCACCTGCAAGCCAATTTATCGTCATTAAAAGAGCAGCTGAGCCCGCATTTTTTATTCAATACCTTTAACACCTTAGCTTCCCTCACCCATGAGCAAAATGTAAAAGATTATGTTGACGAGATGGCCAACGTATACCGGTATTTGCTGAGCCACCAAAAAAGCGATTGGGTTAGTCTGAAAGACGAACTTGCTTTTTGCGAATCATACCTGTACATTATTAAAACGCGGCTTAACAAAGCCATTGAGGTTGTTGTTGATGTGGGTGATACCGCCCTCCGCGCTAAAATACCTCCGCTAACCTTGCAGCTGCTCATTGAAAATGCCATTAAGCATAACATCACCGCGGCTTACAAACCCTTAAAGATCCATATCTGCACGGCTGATGGCCAGTTGATGGTGGTGAATAACCATCAGCCTAAAAGCTCGGTCGAGCCATCATCAGGCATCGGTTTAAACAATATTTCGCAACGTTACCAGCTCCTGTTTAACAGGGATATCACCATAGAGAATAAGGACGATCAATTTAAAGTGGCATTGCCTTTGGTACAATGA
- a CDS encoding C40 family peptidase, translating into MNKLSKSICFALAISCFACKESAKNNSEQVTSHQALTPYQAEHITQIETGKTSPAQLVYFACSLAGTPYHYGSIDPKLGFDCSGFVTYVFNHFGIMVPRTSADFTPVQHPVDLKDAKLGDLILFTGTDSTARVVGHMGIISSLPGEPLRFMHATSGKGNSVVETDFHHPYYEARYVKVIRIFPQNDRS; encoded by the coding sequence ATGAACAAGTTATCAAAATCAATTTGCTTTGCCCTGGCGATATCTTGTTTCGCCTGTAAGGAGTCGGCTAAGAATAACAGTGAGCAGGTTACTTCGCACCAAGCATTAACACCTTACCAGGCGGAGCACATTACCCAAATTGAAACCGGTAAAACCAGCCCGGCCCAACTGGTATATTTTGCCTGCTCCTTAGCAGGTACGCCATACCATTACGGCTCTATCGACCCGAAACTGGGTTTTGATTGCTCGGGCTTTGTTACCTATGTATTTAATCATTTTGGCATTATGGTGCCCCGTACCTCGGCAGACTTTACGCCCGTGCAGCACCCCGTAGACCTGAAAGATGCTAAACTGGGCGACCTGATCCTGTTCACCGGCACCGATAGTACAGCGCGGGTGGTGGGCCATATGGGGATTATTTCATCGCTGCCAGGCGAGCCGCTCCGGTTTATGCATGCCACATCCGGCAAAGGTAACAGCGTGGTTGAAACCGATTTTCATCATCCGTATTACGAGGCAAGATACGTTAAGGTGATCCGTATCTTCCCACAAAACGACCGGAGTTAG
- a CDS encoding SMI1/KNR4 family protein: MKTILQEISLFAIQSNGSTFSDEQRNSGWLGSFPTREEEIQLAERRLGVELPSDYKNFLFITNGFFTPNDATEPTFEPADRISYLKDIDSFLLEIWNEAPLMHIGEQLNRAIVVGGLNDEQYFLLIPPDSSDGKWQYWKFANWIPGEKRYGSLKDYFTSVLDLMKEVS; this comes from the coding sequence ATGAAAACCATACTTCAGGAGATATCCTTATTTGCTATCCAATCAAATGGATCGACCTTTTCTGATGAACAAAGAAATTCTGGTTGGTTAGGAAGTTTTCCAACCCGCGAAGAAGAAATACAATTGGCAGAAAGGAGATTAGGTGTTGAATTGCCAAGTGATTATAAGAACTTCCTTTTTATAACCAACGGCTTTTTTACACCGAACGACGCCACGGAACCAACATTTGAACCGGCAGACCGGATTAGTTATCTTAAAGACATTGATTCATTTTTACTTGAAATTTGGAATGAAGCACCATTAATGCATATTGGCGAGCAATTAAACAGGGCTATTGTAGTTGGCGGCCTTAATGATGAACAATACTTTTTACTGATACCTCCCGATTCATCTGATGGTAAATGGCAGTACTGGAAATTTGCGAACTGGATTCCAGGTGAAAAGCGTTATGGAAGTTTAAAAGATTACTTTACATCGGTGCTGGATTTGATGAAAGAGGTATCTTAA
- a CDS encoding efflux RND transporter periplasmic adaptor subunit, with amino-acid sequence MKYHQLVFLTLLLALAGCGQKNEIKPQRKDIVDAVFGSGHIENTNQYTIMANAEGFVRAAYVAEGDTVKAGQLLFRLSNEVQQTQVANAVTNLNYAKANAQQGSPQITQLKIQIAQAKQKLLVDSANYQRYARLVKTQAVSTSDFENFRLNYQSSRSSLNVLQKNLADLQRNLNLSVANAEAQYRIQHENNQYYSLSSTGPGVVMNVSKKVGDYVRKGDAIALLGMGNIIVKLDIAEDDIGRIKLGQRVLIALNSDKDKTYDAGITKIYPAFNSTSQSFIAEATFKAAPQNVLNGTQLQANIIIGEKKNALVIPSYSLFNDDYVMIGKQKRKVSVGIRTLEWTEITAGLNEGDVLTLPKQQ; translated from the coding sequence ATGAAATATCATCAACTTGTTTTTTTAACCTTGTTATTGGCCCTGGCCGGCTGCGGGCAAAAGAATGAAATTAAGCCCCAGCGCAAAGATATTGTGGATGCTGTTTTTGGCAGCGGACATATTGAAAACACCAATCAATATACCATAATGGCCAATGCCGAAGGCTTTGTGAGGGCCGCTTATGTGGCTGAAGGCGATACCGTTAAGGCCGGGCAATTGCTGTTCCGTTTATCTAACGAGGTACAGCAAACCCAGGTGGCCAACGCGGTTACCAATTTAAACTATGCCAAAGCCAATGCCCAGCAAGGCTCGCCGCAGATCACGCAATTGAAGATCCAGATTGCCCAGGCCAAACAAAAGCTGCTGGTTGATTCGGCCAATTACCAGCGCTACGCCCGTTTGGTTAAAACGCAGGCCGTATCAACCAGCGATTTTGAGAACTTCAGGCTTAATTATCAAAGTTCGCGTTCCAGCCTCAACGTATTGCAGAAAAACCTGGCCGACCTACAACGTAACTTAAATTTAAGCGTAGCCAATGCCGAAGCCCAGTATCGTATCCAGCATGAAAATAATCAATACTACTCGCTGAGCAGCACAGGGCCGGGTGTGGTTATGAATGTGAGTAAAAAAGTTGGCGATTATGTGCGCAAAGGCGATGCCATTGCCCTGCTGGGCATGGGTAATATTATTGTGAAACTGGATATTGCCGAAGATGATATTGGCCGCATTAAATTAGGGCAACGGGTATTAATAGCGCTGAATAGCGATAAGGATAAAACCTATGATGCCGGCATCACCAAAATTTATCCGGCGTTTAACAGTACCAGTCAATCCTTTATAGCCGAGGCAACCTTTAAGGCGGCGCCGCAAAATGTATTGAACGGAACCCAGTTACAGGCCAACATCATCATCGGGGAAAAGAAAAATGCCCTGGTGATTCCTTCTTACAGTTTGTTTAATGATGATTATGTGATGATAGGCAAACAAAAGCGCAAGGTGAGCGTAGGCATCCGCACCCTGGAGTGGACCGAAATAACCGCAGGCCTTAATGAGGGCGATGTGTTAACCTTGCCTAAGCAGCAATAG
- a CDS encoding LytR/AlgR family response regulator transcription factor, with protein MNVLVIEDEAISARELSGIISAVEPGANIVATLESIEQTIAWLNHNPQPDLIFSDIQLADGLSFEIYEKVKINCPIIFCTAFDEYLMSAFDTNAISYLLKPINKAKVEKAFQKLSTLQQAFKAEGGTQGMERLLSQVKQPYKQVLLVNQREKIIPVQVKDIVYFWLESTIVQVCTIQHQKYFITHSMDELEKTIDPQLFYRANRQFLINRHTVANVERFFSRKLAVKLVIETPETVMVSKTKAVDFLQWLEGGRY; from the coding sequence ATGAATGTGTTAGTTATAGAAGATGAAGCCATTTCGGCGCGGGAGCTATCCGGAATTATTTCGGCTGTTGAGCCTGGTGCAAACATCGTGGCCACACTTGAGTCGATAGAGCAAACCATCGCGTGGTTAAACCATAACCCACAACCCGATCTTATTTTCTCGGATATTCAACTGGCCGACGGGCTAAGCTTTGAGATCTACGAAAAAGTAAAAATCAACTGCCCCATTATTTTTTGTACCGCGTTTGACGAATACCTGATGAGTGCCTTTGATACCAATGCCATCAGTTACCTGCTCAAGCCCATTAACAAGGCGAAAGTGGAAAAGGCTTTTCAAAAGCTAAGCACGCTTCAGCAGGCCTTTAAGGCCGAAGGTGGCACACAAGGGATGGAGCGATTACTCAGCCAGGTTAAGCAGCCCTATAAACAGGTGCTACTGGTTAATCAGCGCGAAAAGATAATTCCGGTGCAGGTGAAAGACATCGTTTATTTTTGGCTGGAAAGTACCATAGTACAGGTATGCACCATTCAGCATCAAAAATACTTTATCACCCATAGTATGGACGAACTGGAAAAAACTATCGACCCGCAATTGTTTTACCGGGCCAACCGGCAGTTTTTGATTAACCGGCATACGGTAGCCAATGTGGAACGTTTTTTTTCGAGGAAACTGGCTGTTAAGCTGGTGATTGAAACACCTGAAACCGTTATGGTTAGTAAAACCAAGGCTGTTGATTTTTTGCAATGGCTTGAAGGGGGGAGGTATTGA
- a CDS encoding ABC transporter permease — translation MGATNFKIAQVHLTSKVKQTMVALLGVTFGISMYIFMNSFMSGVNDTQTVLAFTSLAHVHIYNDGPADNSNLVKKVYPANTLANIRDAKVIQYVTGIKNTAAIVSLVRKQPEVTGITPQVNINIFFRNGGNKLNGTLSGVDVENENKLFNISSYMTVGRWDNLKYRPDGIILGADLAKELSVNLDDNINILTSDGVSHNYKLIGLFQTNVKQVDKSKGYINISAARQLLAENQEYVTDLQINVQNYEETGPLVSRIAPVVPYKVESWQTSNQQLEAGSKLRNIIAMAVSLTILLVAGFGIYNIMNMTINEKIKEIAILKAMGFSGSDVTQIFLTQAVVIGVLGGLVGMILGFIIAKIVNHIPFKIAGLNTLPMTYHIKDYLMAFIFGLITTLIAGYLPARKASKIDPVEIIRG, via the coding sequence ATGGGAGCAACTAATTTTAAAATTGCGCAGGTACATTTAACATCAAAGGTTAAGCAAACTATGGTGGCTTTGCTGGGGGTAACGTTTGGTATATCCATGTACATCTTCATGAATAGCTTTATGTCGGGCGTTAACGATACGCAAACCGTACTGGCATTTACCTCACTGGCCCACGTGCATATTTATAACGACGGCCCTGCGGATAATAGCAACCTGGTGAAAAAAGTGTACCCGGCAAACACCCTGGCCAACATCAGGGATGCCAAGGTAATACAATATGTTACCGGCATTAAAAACACAGCGGCTATAGTATCGCTTGTACGCAAACAGCCCGAAGTAACAGGCATCACACCGCAGGTTAACATCAATATTTTTTTCAGGAACGGCGGCAACAAGCTTAACGGCACCCTGTCCGGCGTTGATGTGGAAAACGAAAATAAACTGTTCAATATTTCAAGCTACATGACGGTAGGCCGCTGGGATAATTTAAAGTACCGCCCTGATGGCATTATCCTGGGTGCAGACCTGGCGAAGGAGCTGAGTGTAAACCTCGACGATAACATCAATATCCTGACATCAGACGGCGTGAGCCATAATTATAAACTGATAGGACTTTTTCAAACCAATGTGAAGCAGGTAGATAAATCAAAGGGCTATATCAATATATCGGCGGCAAGGCAATTGCTGGCCGAGAACCAGGAGTACGTAACCGACTTACAGATCAACGTACAAAACTATGAGGAAACAGGGCCGCTGGTGAGCCGGATAGCGCCGGTGGTGCCCTATAAGGTGGAGAGCTGGCAAACGTCGAACCAGCAGCTGGAGGCCGGGTCTAAATTGCGTAATATCATCGCGATGGCGGTTTCGCTCACTATTTTATTGGTGGCGGGGTTCGGCATCTACAACATCATGAACATGACCATCAACGAAAAGATCAAAGAGATAGCGATTTTAAAAGCCATGGGATTTTCGGGCAGCGATGTAACTCAAATATTTTTAACCCAGGCCGTAGTTATAGGCGTGTTGGGTGGCCTGGTAGGGATGATCCTGGGCTTCATTATTGCCAAAATTGTAAATCATATCCCTTTTAAAATCGCGGGCTTAAATACCCTGCCCATGACGTATCATATCAAAGACTATCTGATGGCCTTTATATTCGGGCTCATCACCACACTTATTGCCGGCTACCTGCCGGCCCGCAAGGCATCAAAAATTGATCCGGTTGAAATTATCAGGGGATAA